GGCGGCGCGACGAAACAGCATAAACGGCCCAGCGGCAAAGGCATCGTCTACGGCGGTAGACTCGTTAATGGCTTCAAAGTCATAGGCGATCGCGATCGCGCTCATAATGATGGGCTGCACCAGCCACTCCGAAAAGCAGCTGCACTCAATCTTGGGCGCACAGCTCAGCAGGTCGGCTTGGCTGGTTTGGGCTTCGGCCAGGGCGGCGGGTATTGCCCCTGGCGACAGCCGCACATCAGCATCAATAAACAGCAGGTAGTCGCCCTGGGCAACATCTGCCGCCTGGGCACAGGCCCAGTTTTTGCCGCGCCACACCTCGCCCTTAGGGCGAGGCGGCACTACCAAGTGGTGGATGTTGCCATGCTGGGCGGCTAATTCTGCCGCGATCGCCCCGGTAGCATCGGTAGATTGGTCGTCAGCAATCCAAACTTCAAACCGCTGCGCCCCCAGTAGTTCAGTCGCCAGCACCGCTTCTACACAGGCGCGAATATTATCAGCTTCGTTGTAGGCCGGAATTACCACATCCACAGAGGGTGCTGAGGGCAGGGATGTCCCTACCGGCTGAAGGTGAGGAGCCGACGCCAGCGACTGGGTGAGCTTGAAATAGAACGCCGCGATCGCCACCAGTGCCACCCCCAGCAATCCGTCTAGCCCCAAAATAAACCTGTCTAAACCCATGCTCGTCTTCCCCGCCGCCATCCTGTAGCAATCTACTATGTGCAGCTCAGATTGGGGGGTGATGATTTCCGCGATCGCCCCTCGATGCCGCCCACCGCCTCGATTCTTTCCTTTGGAATGTTCCCTAGACTACAACCCTTGCCTATCCCCCCCCGTAGCATCGTAGCCACGTCGATTAAGTCGTTCCTGGTCAGAATTGAGGAGTTTTTGAATGATTAGACAATGGCGTTTTGGCCTGCTGGGGCTGGGCTTGGCAGTGGCCTTGGGCTTTAGCGGGCTGATGATCAATCGGGCGATCGCCCAGACACCCCAAGAGCACTACCTTGCGGCCAATGCCGACACCGTGCACTGGGGCTACTTCAGCCAATCCCTAGAGCCTAAGCTCACGGTCAACTCCGGCGACATTGTCACCGTCGAGACCCTCACCCACCACGCCAACGACGACGCCTCCCTCATGGTTATGGGCGATCCCGGTGCCGAGAGCGTCTTCGCCTGGACTCCTGAGGGCAAAGGCGTCGATCGCCGGGGCGCAGGCTCCGTTGACCCCGAGGTCTACACCACGGGCGCGGGTGAAGGGGCGGGCGTACACGTGCTAACCGGTCCCATCTACGTCAACGGGGCCGAACCCGGCGACGTACTCGAAGTTAAAATCCTAGATGTGGCACCGCGCCCCAGCGGCAACCCCGAATACCAGGGGCGCACCTTCGGCAGTAACGCAGCCGCCTGGTGGGGCTTCCACTACAAAGACTTGATTGAAGATCCCAAACCCCGTGAAGTCATCACCATCTACGAGCTAGACGCCACCGAAACCGAAGACTACGCCACCGCCCTCTACAACTTCCGTTGGACGCCCCAAACCGACCCCTTTGGCGTTGTCCACGAGACCATCGACTACCCCGGTGTGCCCGTTGACCCCGCCACCATCGACAAAAACTACGAGGTGCTAGAGGGCGTCAAGGTGCCGATTCGCCCCCACTTTGGCCTGATTGGTCTGGCTCCCCGCGAGGCCGACTTTGTCGACTCGGTGCCCCCCAGCTACTTTGGCGGCAACATCGACAACTGGCGCATAGGCGAAGGGGCCACTATGTATTACCCCATTGCTGTCGAAGGGGCGTTGCTGTCGCTGGGCGACCCCCATGCTGCCCAGGGCGACTCCGAATTGTCGGGCACGGCGATCGAAACCTCCCTCACCGGCAAAATTCAGGTCACGGTGCACAAGCAGAGCGACCTGGCGGGCACCATCCTCGAAGACCTCTACTACCCACTGCTCGAGAACGACGAAGAGTACGTTGTCCATGGCTTTAGCTACGCTAACTACCTCGAAGAACTGGGCGATACAGCTCAAAAAGACATCTTTGGCCAGTCGTCTATCGATAAGGCCATGCGCGATGCTTTTCACAAAATGCGCCACTTTCTCATGACCACCCAGGGCATGGGCGAAGATGAAGCGATTAGCCTCATGTCGGTGGCGACCGACTTTGGGGTCACCCAAATTGTCGATGGCAACTGGGGCGTCCACGGCGTGATCAAAAAGGCGGTGCTACCCGGTGTCTGAGAATGGGTGATAGCCGTCTGAGTGCAATGACCCCAGTTGTAGGTAGGTGGCGCGCTAGCAGAATCCAGCAAAATTCAAACGTTGGTGTTGGGCTACATGTCGTTTCACCTCACCTACGTCTAGCGGTTTGTCTCTCCTAGGGCCAAAGCCCGTTCCTTGCCGGTAGGACTTCAAGACAAGCAGTCATCCGCGCCGATAGTGGGGTTTCCAGCGCAGGTCTTGGGTATAGTCGCTTGCCTGGACTTGAGCGTGTGGTCTTCAGCTCGCCGCAACTCTCGCTAGAATGAAGGCCACACGAATTACGGATTGCTTGTGCTATGAAACGGTTGCTTGTTGCTCTGGTAATGTGTTTAGCGCTGGTGGGGTTTCCGGCCCAAGCCGATGCGCACCAGATTGAAACCTTTTACACCCTCGACAATCAGCTAGAGTTTCAGTCGCTGTTTAGCTCGGGCGAACCCTTTGTTGGAGCAACGGTTAACATCTATGCCCCCAACAACCCCGACGAGCCCTGGATGACGACCACCACCGATCGCGAGGGCCGCTTCGCGTTTTTGCCCGACGAGTCGATCCCGGGTGACTGGGAAGTCTCGATTGAAGACGATACCCAAAGCCATGCTGACTACTGGACTGTGCCCGTAGGCGACAAGGGCATCATCTATGACGGCATCAGCCTCGACTCGACTGAAGATGTGCACTACCGCGCCGCCGCTGCGTTCATGCCGCTGGTGATCTCGATTGGTGGAGCGCTGGCCTGGCTAGGGTTTACCCGCCGCCGTCGCTAGACAGTTTCCTCAAACACTCAAAACAACTGACCTCCGGTATCCCTCAACGTTAGGATGCCGGAGGTTTTTGCTATGGGCCTTTCCTGCATTCGCCAAGCCGACCCGTCACCCCAAGGCACTGGTTTTAATCATTGCGGTTGGTGAGAACGATCACCAAATCCTTGCTGTAGTCAACAGTGTTTTCCCTGTAGCTTCTCCTGCGTTCCCCAAAACTGTTAGGGAGAGTTGATCCAGCGCTGCGCTCTGGTCACTGCTCCTAGCCAGACATCGCAAAGCCCCACAGGAGAACCTCTTCATGACTGCTCAAGCCCCCGTTTTAGAGAGCTTTATCAAGCGTTACGGCGATCGCAACTACCGCTACCCCGTGCTGGTACGCCACCAGGGCACCGTGATTGCCCTGGCGATGGATGACCAGCGCCGCATCTATTATTCCGTGCTGAATCTCAATGGTCAGGGAAATTCCCTCGACGTGAATAGCTGGGCTGACCAGCCCCAGGAGCTGGAGTTCCCCAAAGAAATTGCTGAAGTGGGCTTTGGCCTCGCCGATCAGCTGCTGCTGCCGACGGTGAAAAAAGGGAGCCGTACCCCGGTCGATGCCGGTGTGGTGGTAGCCGACAACGAAGTAGACAAGTTTCTCTCCAGAACCGCGCGATTGACGGCAGATGCCCCGTTTCAATCGATGTCGGATGGGCGATTTGTTTACGTGTTTCGCCAGGCGATCGCCGCTAACCACCCCGACCAAATCACCGTTGAAGGCCCCAAAAACCGCCAGATCCCAATCGTAGACTCGACGCTGCTGGTCGATCGCTTTGTGCTGTCGGGGGCGTCGGGCGCATCCCAGGCTGGGGAAGCTGCCCCGGTACCGCAGCTCAAGCTCAATCTAGAGGTGCGCTTTCGCCGCAGCCGCAGCAAGACTCGCCCCCAGAGCACCAAAGACAGCCTGGGCGCACGCGACATGCAGGATCAGCCCTTCTTTGAGCCCACCCAGGAGCTGTCGTTTATTCGCAACTTGCAGGAGGGGCGGTTTTCAATCGTGCTGCTGCCCACCACCATTGCCGAGGTGTCGCGCTGGCAGATCTTTGCCTTTAACAGCGCCACAGAAATGATCGACGCCTACAACGTGGAGCGATCGCTAGAGGGCCTGTTCAACACCCGAGGCACTCAATCTGCCTCCAGCAACGATGCCGCCGAGACGGCGCTGAACTTCAGCCAGGAGAGTGACCACGTGGTGCTGGCCCCAGGAGTTCGCCTCGGCCAGGGCTTTAGTCAGGAGGCGTGGATTTTCCCCCGCGTTACCGCACCGGAGCCGGGGGAAGCGCTAGAGCAGGCTCTGCTGGGGAATGACGACAAGACCGCCACGGCTCCACCCTCGATCTGGATTGTGGACAACCGCCGGGTGCGGGTGGGCTTTGGCGATGGCGCTGAGTTCCAGTCCTTCATCACTGGGGAGGTGTTGCGATCGAACCAGTGGAACCATCTGGCAGTGGTATTTAACAACGACCCCGAGGATGCGGGCTATCACCTCTACGTCAATGGTCTGCCCGTGGATGTGCGGCAGGAAGGCACATCCACGGGCACCAGCGTAGGCAAGGTGCCGGTGGATGCTGCGATCACGCTGATCGGTGCGCCCAGCCGCAGCTTCTTTGGCCTGATCGACGAGATTCGCCTGTGGAATCGGCCGCGCTCGGAGCGAGAAATTCGCAGCGATCGCGGCCTGCGCCTCTCTGGCCACGAACTGGGGCTGACGGCCTACTGGCGACTGGATGAAGGCTCTGGCCGCGAAATTTTCGACCACACCAGCAACCACGCCCCCGGCACCATGACGGCAGGCTTTGCCAACCGCGCCTGGGTAGCCTCCGACGCACCCATTGGCGAAAACGCCGGAGTGAACCGCGACAGCTTCCGCTTTGAGGGCCGCACCGTCGAGTCGGGCCTCGCCTCGCTGCTCTACTTCCAGCAGGAGGAAGCCCGCACCGGCTACGACCAACAGGCTAAGCCCCTGCGTCAGGGAGCGCGGGTGATGCTGGCGGTGGCTACCCAAGCGGCTGGAGGCGATCGCAAAGAAATTGCCACCCTTGACTTTGGCGTTTCTGCCAACGGCCGCCTAGCCAAGGTCGCCGACAACTTGCGGCTCAAGCCCGTAGCGGTGGAGCGCGACGGCGACCCAGTGGATGTGAGCGCGGAACTGGCCCAGATCCAATCGATTCAGCAGGTGATTGACCAAACCCTAAGCGCCGACGACAGTGCCGATGTGAGCGTTGCACTGGCCCAGATTGAGGCGTTGCAGGCCGCTATTAGCCAAAAGCAGCAGTCAGCTCGCACCGTGGATGTCAACGCCGAACTCGATCGCATTGGCACCTTGCAGGGCGCCATTACCCAAAAGACCCAGCGCGTGACCACCCTGAGCGAGGAGATCGACTACCTCAATTGGGTGTTTAGGGTTGTGGATGACGCAATTGCCAACCGCAGCACCGGGCTCACCGTGCCAGCGGGTAGCTTAGATAGCCTCAATCTACCGGCTAAGCTCAGCCGACTGCGCGAGCTGCGTAACCTCCAGGCAAATGGCCAGCAAGAGCTGCAGCAGCTGCTAGATTTTCTGCGCAATGCTCGGGTCACCCTGCACGAGCACGCTAACTTTGGCGGCCGCTCTCTATCCTTTGGTCTGAACGCTATTGGCAACAGCTTTTCGCCCCGCTTTGTGGGCTATACCCAGCTTAATCAGCACAACTTCAACGACCTGATCAGCAGCATTAGCATTTCGGCTTTTGTTCGCGTGGGGCGAGGGTCGCAGCTGTTTTTGCCGGCGCTGCAAGTCACTGTTTTCGAGCATGCCAACCGCAACAGCGGCCAAAATGGGTTTGCCCACACGTTTACCGATACTACGGCCTTTGTCGGTCGTGACTTCAACGATCGCATCTCCAGCCTAGAGATCTCCGAAAACTCAGCTTTTCGCAATCACTGCGATGCGCTGCAGCGATCGCTCGACTCCCTCACCACTGACCTCAGCACTCTGCTCGACGAGCTGCGCGGCATTCGCGCCAGCATTGAAGCCCTGCGCACCGACCAAGACCAGCAGCGGCAGCAGCTGGAGCAGGCGGTAATTAGCGATCGCACCGCCCTGTCCGCCCTGCAAAACCTGCTGAACAAGGGCTTTGCCGCCACCATGCCGCTGGTGCATAGCGACGTCAATGGTCTGTCGGTGGCGGGCGGGCTGCTCACCTTCGCCTGGGCCGACGACACCCCGCTGCTGTTCGACAGCGCCGTGGGCAACGTGGCGATGTACTTTCGCGGTACCGACGATCAGTTCTTTGTCGCCTACTACAAAACCCTGACCCAGCGGGCGCGCTATGCCCTAAACGATGCCCTGGGGGCAGAGGCGGTGGTGGGTTTTGCCCGCTCCACCGAGGCCGAGATGGATCGCATTCGCCTCGATGTGGTTGGGGAGGCAGTTGACTTCACCTGCATTGTCACCATTCAGAGCAAAGCCAGCGACCAGACAATTATTGAAACCTGGCACCAAGTACCTCGCGCCCCCGAGGGCTTTGCCAAGGTGCTAAATGGCCTGGCGGGCGATCGCACCTTTGTCGGTCGCGGCGAAATTGCCCTCACCCCTGGGCGCGCCGACACTCTGACCGTAGCGGGGGGCATTCACCGCTCGCTACCGGCTGGGGCCACGCTGTTTATTGGTGATTTTAAGGCCACTCTTGAAACCGCGGTAGATCAGGGCGCAACGGAGCTGGCCATTCGCACTGAGGCTGCCAGCTCCACTACCGAACCGCTACCCGTGTTCTTTTTGGAATACGACTATGCGGTGCAGGCCAGTACCACCCAGGGCGGTGCTGACCTCTCCTCCGGCTCTAAGCTGCTGGCTTTTATCGCCAACGGCGCCGGCCAAGCGGTGAAGAATGGCACCGTGCACAGCGGACTGACGCTCTCTAGCCGCTGGGTCTCTGAGGCTCCGGGCCACACTTATGCCTTCGATGGCCAAGACAGCCACGCTCGGCTGGAGGCCTCCAGGGCCGATTTTGACCAGCAGCTGCGGCGGTTTTCGCCCCAGGCTGACCTAACGCTAGAAGCCTGGGTGCGCCCCAGTCAGATCGCCGAGGCCAGTCTGCGATCGCGCCTGCTCCACTACCAACCAGCGGCAAATACCACCGATACTCGCTACCTGCTGGGGCTGAAGCGTGAGGAGCTGACCACAGCGATCGCCCTCAACGGCAGCACTGACCTGGTGCGCATTCCCAATGCTACTCACCTCAATTTTGCTGGGGCCATCACTCTAGAGGCTTGGGTCAAACCCGCCAAAAACGAGAACCTGGGCAACATCATCGTCCACGGCAACGCCAGCGGTCACCAGGTCTTTCTGCGCATCAATGAGGGGCGCTACGAGGTGGGCAGCCACAATGGCACTGACCACAAGGTGGCGATCGTCATGCCCGCCGCCGATCGCACCGGCAACGCCTGGGTTCACCTAGCCGCGGTTTACGACGGCACCCACTGGCGGCTGTACCGCAACGGCATTGCCCTTGGTGAACAGGCCGAGGCGATCGGGGCCATCCCCATCAATGCCGACTGGGGCTTGGGTGCTCACCCCAACCCGAGCGATCGCGTGCGGATTTTGACTGGGGCGATCGCCGAGGCCCGCATCTGGCAGCGGGGTCGCACCCAGACCGAAATCGCCGCCGACATGACCCGCGAACTCAGCGGCAACGAAACCGACCTGGCGGGCTGCTGGCGCTTCGACGACTTTGGCAATCGCCGCGCCACTGACCACGCCCGCTTTGGCCACCACGGTCAGCTCGAAGGCAATCCCCAGCCGACGGAGTCCCCTATTCCGGCTTACTCGGTGTTTGCTGGAGTGGGTGAGCAACTGGTGCAGTCATCCCAGAAGATTGCCGCGGGCAACTGGAACCACCTGGCGGCGGTGTTCAACCAGTCCTACGGAGTGCAGCTCGATGGCCAGCCCGGCACCTTTTTGGATGCAGGCGCTGACCTCACCCTCGATCTCAACCGCGATCTGACCATCGAAGCGGCCTTTAAAGTCAATGATCTGAGCCAGCCCCGCGCCCTGCTCACTAAGGGCAAACTCAGCGCTACCGAAGACCCCGAGCAGCACGTGCCTTACGCCCTTTACCTCAACCCGGCAGGCCGTTTGGTCTTCGCCTTTGAAGATGTCAGAGGCAAAAAACACCTGTTCATCTCCCAGCCCATCCCCAACCCCACCGAGTTTCACACCGTTACCGTCACCCGCAAGCGCCATACCATCACCAGCCCGGTGCGCAACAATAGCGATCAGCAAACTGGAGTCGATATTGTCTCTTGGGATGCGATTCAGTTTTTTGTGGATGGTAAGGCGAATACTCCCAACGGCCAGCCCTACGGTCTGTTTGAGTACAAAAAAGCGGGCAGCGACACTACCGGCACTCCCCGCCAGGAGGACGGCCGCAATGGGGGCAGCACCAGCCCCGGCTTCAATGCCGGACAGCCCCAGCAGCCCCTGGACATTGGTAACAGCAATGCGCCGCTAGAGTTTGGCTCGGGCTTTAGTCTGGCCAGCTTCGACCCAGCGGGCGACGACCTAGACAGTATCAACGGCGTGTACATTTCCGCTGAGGCTCTGTCTATTGCTGATAACGGCGACATGACTAACCCCCAACAAGCCGAAATGGTGGCCTTGGCCGTTGGGGTCAATGCCGGGGTTCGTGATTTAGAGCGGGATAGCGATCTGCTCAATACCGTCCGCAATGGGTTCGATAACGGCTTTGCGATCGCCCCCCTACAGGGCACCCTGGCCGAAATTCGCCTGTGGAATGTGCCTTTGGAGGCGGGCAGTATCAAACCTACAATTCAGGGTGGCGAAAAGGGACTGCTCGCTTGGTGGCGCTTTGAGGAAGCCGAGGGCGCGATCGCCTTTGACTCCAAGGGCAGCAGCCATGCCCGCTTTAAAGGAGCGGTGCAGTGGGTCAAAGACCCCAACCCCAGCGGGTCGCAGCTGGTGCTCTACCGCAACGGGCAGCTGCTGAGTAGTGAGCTGGTGCCAGCGGCCAGCCGCGCCGTCCTGCTCTCGCCCCAGGCCCAGTTCACCCTGGGCGCGCTGCAACGCAACAATAGAACCCAGGAGTTTTTCCAGGGCGAACTGGAGGAAGTGCGGATCTGGCAAACGGCTCGCACCCCAGAGCAGCTGCAAGATAACCTGTTCCGGCGGATACTGGGCGAAAACGGGCAGTTCCTCGACAACCGCGAAGACCTGCTCGCCTACTATCCCTTTGACACTCAGAGGGCCGGAGTGCTCTCCGACTTCTCGCTGCTGGGCAATGATCTGACGCCAGTTGACGCTGAGTTTGTGCTCTCCACTGCCCCCATCGGTGAAGACACTCCCCAGGTGCGCAGCGCCCTGGCGGGGGTGAGGACTCCCTTTAGCGATCGACTCCAAAGCGCCCCCGCCGTGCAGGAGTACGGTGACCTGCAAACCGATGTCGACGGCAACCTGTTTGGCATCTATAAGCGCTGCTACGGCCTGATCAAAGACGGTCAGTGGGAATTAGTCACCGGCTTTAAGGTGGGCGAACTGGTCACCGAATGGGTTGGCCAGGTGCAATTTGACCCGCAGCTGATCGGCTTTATCGAAGGGGCACCGCCAGTCCCCGGCGAAAACCTCACCAGCCGAGGGGCCGTGCTCGGGGAATTTGCCAACTACAACGGGGCTAGCTCCGTTGAACTCAAGCAGGCCAGCAAAACCAACTTCACCTTTTCCGCTGATAAAGAAAGCGGCTTTGACTCCAGCTTTGATCTGACTGCCGGGCTGCTGACCGGGGCCAATGTCGAAGCCGGTATTGGCCTGGTAACTGAGGTGGCCGACGCGGACAGCGCCTTTGGCATCAAGGCCAAGTTTGAAAATTCCCTGGGTTGGCTCAGCTCGGGCAGCACCAGCCTGGGGCTGACCACTAACCTATCGAGCAAGCAGCAGCTGCAAGGGTTTGTCGAGCCTGCCAATGCCGTTGCCTTCGGCGATGTCGGTCGGCGGTTTATTCCCGAAAACACGGGCTTTGCCTTGGTACAGTCGCAGACCGCCGATGTGTTTGCCCTGCGCCTCAAGCACAATAGCGCCCTGGTGTCATACCAGATGCGCCCCAACCCCGACATTCCGCCTGATCGCAACATCATCAACTTCCCCATCAACCCCGCCTACACCAAGCAGGGCACCCTCGACGGCAAGATCGGCTTCACCCCCGATGCGGCCTACCCCAATGCCCTCACCTTTAGCAGCGACAGCAGCTTTTATAAGCCGATCGAGGCCTTTGCCCTCAAGCAGCGCATCCAGCGCGAAGAGGAGCGGGTGCGGGCCTACTACGACCAGTACGACGCCGGTGCCGTAGGCCGTCGCCAGAACGTGCTGTTTGGCCAGAGCGGCGACCTGGGCAGCGAGGATGTGCTGCAAAACCTGCCCCGGCTCGAGAAGCGCAACCTGGCCAACACCTACGTCTGGACGGCGGACGGCGGTCTGTTTGCCGAAACCCAGGAAACTATGGATGTGGTGCAGGAGAGCTACGGCGGGTCCTACGCTTTTAAGGGGCAGGCGGGCATCTTTGCCGACCTGGACGTGGCCATCAGCGGTGTGGGCTTTAAGTTTGGCTTTGAGGCCATGTTTGGCGGCCGGCTCAACGTGCAGGCCACCAAGAGCGTGCAGTCAGAAAATAGCTTCTCGGTCGAGGTGAATGTCGATGAGGTTGAGCGCGATGTATTTCTGCGCGACGAAGCGGGAGAAGTGCTGTTTGACCTCAGCAATCCTTTGACACCCAAAGCCCTGCGCCATCCTGGCAAGGTGGATGCCTACCGGTTTATGACCTTCTATCTGGAGCCCCAGGCCGATCACTTCGACCACTTCTTTAGCCAGGTGGTTGACCCGATTTGGTTAGAGCAAAGCACCGACGCCAACGCCCTGGCCCTGCGTGGCCTGCGCGATGCCAACAAAGGCCCTGGCACTAAGCCCCCCTGCTGGCGCATTTTCCACCGGGTCACCTTTGTCAGCCGGGTGCTGCCTCCGATCGGCAGCACCAAGCCCCTGCCGGCGCTAGAAGCCACTCTGCGGGAGCTGAGCATCGACAGCAACTTTGAGTTGATCAAGCGGCTCGATCCCTTTGTGGCCGACAAAGTAGACGACTTTGGCGAATTCTCCCGCGCCATTCGCGAGACCATTGCTACCTTCCTGCCCGAGCTGCAGCCCCACGTAGCCGCCATCACCGAGTTTATGCGGCTGTTCTACGGCGTCACCGAGGTCACCAGCCTGACCGACAGCCCCGAGCTGACGGCACTGTTGGAGGGCGATCGCAGCCCCAATACCGCCCCAGTAGTGCGGGTAGGCCGCAGCCAAATCCTGCATCTGGAGGATGAGGCGGTGCAAACCACCCTGCCCGGCTCGGTGGCCGACGATCGCCTCTCCCCTGAGGCCGTCTTCGTCACCTGGGCGGTGCAGTCTGTTCCCACTGGAGCCACCGTCGCCTTTGACGATCTTCACAGCCCCGTGACCGTTGCCAGCTTTAGCAACATTGGCCGCTACCGGCTAGCCCTAACCGCCAGCGATGGCACCCTGTCTGCCACTGAAGACCTCGATATTTTGGTTAACCAGTCGCCCCTGGTGCGAGCTGGTGACGACCAGGAGATCGGCTTCCGCCAGTCCCTAGAACTGCGGGGCGAACTGGTGCGGGATGGTCGAGGCGATCGGACGACTCAAGCCCTCACCACTCGCTGGGAGGCGGTCAGCGGCCCTGGCTCCGTCACCTTTGACAACGCCGCCGCCCCGCGCACCAGCGCGCTCTTTACCGCCAGTGGTGTCTACCTGCTGCGGCTGACGGCAGAAACTGCCACGGCTAGCGGTGTGCTCACCCACAGCGACGATCTGCAAGTATTTGTAGGGGCGCGCATCAACCGGGGTCTGCTCAGCCTCTACAGCTTTGCGGATAGTTTGGCCAATGGGGGCAACACCGTGCGCGATGTCGCTGGCATCGGGGTGCCGGTAG
The DNA window shown above is from Leptolyngbya subtilissima AS-A7 and carries:
- a CDS encoding LamG domain-containing protein codes for the protein MTAQAPVLESFIKRYGDRNYRYPVLVRHQGTVIALAMDDQRRIYYSVLNLNGQGNSLDVNSWADQPQELEFPKEIAEVGFGLADQLLLPTVKKGSRTPVDAGVVVADNEVDKFLSRTARLTADAPFQSMSDGRFVYVFRQAIAANHPDQITVEGPKNRQIPIVDSTLLVDRFVLSGASGASQAGEAAPVPQLKLNLEVRFRRSRSKTRPQSTKDSLGARDMQDQPFFEPTQELSFIRNLQEGRFSIVLLPTTIAEVSRWQIFAFNSATEMIDAYNVERSLEGLFNTRGTQSASSNDAAETALNFSQESDHVVLAPGVRLGQGFSQEAWIFPRVTAPEPGEALEQALLGNDDKTATAPPSIWIVDNRRVRVGFGDGAEFQSFITGEVLRSNQWNHLAVVFNNDPEDAGYHLYVNGLPVDVRQEGTSTGTSVGKVPVDAAITLIGAPSRSFFGLIDEIRLWNRPRSEREIRSDRGLRLSGHELGLTAYWRLDEGSGREIFDHTSNHAPGTMTAGFANRAWVASDAPIGENAGVNRDSFRFEGRTVESGLASLLYFQQEEARTGYDQQAKPLRQGARVMLAVATQAAGGDRKEIATLDFGVSANGRLAKVADNLRLKPVAVERDGDPVDVSAELAQIQSIQQVIDQTLSADDSADVSVALAQIEALQAAISQKQQSARTVDVNAELDRIGTLQGAITQKTQRVTTLSEEIDYLNWVFRVVDDAIANRSTGLTVPAGSLDSLNLPAKLSRLRELRNLQANGQQELQQLLDFLRNARVTLHEHANFGGRSLSFGLNAIGNSFSPRFVGYTQLNQHNFNDLISSISISAFVRVGRGSQLFLPALQVTVFEHANRNSGQNGFAHTFTDTTAFVGRDFNDRISSLEISENSAFRNHCDALQRSLDSLTTDLSTLLDELRGIRASIEALRTDQDQQRQQLEQAVISDRTALSALQNLLNKGFAATMPLVHSDVNGLSVAGGLLTFAWADDTPLLFDSAVGNVAMYFRGTDDQFFVAYYKTLTQRARYALNDALGAEAVVGFARSTEAEMDRIRLDVVGEAVDFTCIVTIQSKASDQTIIETWHQVPRAPEGFAKVLNGLAGDRTFVGRGEIALTPGRADTLTVAGGIHRSLPAGATLFIGDFKATLETAVDQGATELAIRTEAASSTTEPLPVFFLEYDYAVQASTTQGGADLSSGSKLLAFIANGAGQAVKNGTVHSGLTLSSRWVSEAPGHTYAFDGQDSHARLEASRADFDQQLRRFSPQADLTLEAWVRPSQIAEASLRSRLLHYQPAANTTDTRYLLGLKREELTTAIALNGSTDLVRIPNATHLNFAGAITLEAWVKPAKNENLGNIIVHGNASGHQVFLRINEGRYEVGSHNGTDHKVAIVMPAADRTGNAWVHLAAVYDGTHWRLYRNGIALGEQAEAIGAIPINADWGLGAHPNPSDRVRILTGAIAEARIWQRGRTQTEIAADMTRELSGNETDLAGCWRFDDFGNRRATDHARFGHHGQLEGNPQPTESPIPAYSVFAGVGEQLVQSSQKIAAGNWNHLAAVFNQSYGVQLDGQPGTFLDAGADLTLDLNRDLTIEAAFKVNDLSQPRALLTKGKLSATEDPEQHVPYALYLNPAGRLVFAFEDVRGKKHLFISQPIPNPTEFHTVTVTRKRHTITSPVRNNSDQQTGVDIVSWDAIQFFVDGKANTPNGQPYGLFEYKKAGSDTTGTPRQEDGRNGGSTSPGFNAGQPQQPLDIGNSNAPLEFGSGFSLASFDPAGDDLDSINGVYISAEALSIADNGDMTNPQQAEMVALAVGVNAGVRDLERDSDLLNTVRNGFDNGFAIAPLQGTLAEIRLWNVPLEAGSIKPTIQGGEKGLLAWWRFEEAEGAIAFDSKGSSHARFKGAVQWVKDPNPSGSQLVLYRNGQLLSSELVPAASRAVLLSPQAQFTLGALQRNNRTQEFFQGELEEVRIWQTARTPEQLQDNLFRRILGENGQFLDNREDLLAYYPFDTQRAGVLSDFSLLGNDLTPVDAEFVLSTAPIGEDTPQVRSALAGVRTPFSDRLQSAPAVQEYGDLQTDVDGNLFGIYKRCYGLIKDGQWELVTGFKVGELVTEWVGQVQFDPQLIGFIEGAPPVPGENLTSRGAVLGEFANYNGASSVELKQASKTNFTFSADKESGFDSSFDLTAGLLTGANVEAGIGLVTEVADADSAFGIKAKFENSLGWLSSGSTSLGLTTNLSSKQQLQGFVEPANAVAFGDVGRRFIPENTGFALVQSQTADVFALRLKHNSALVSYQMRPNPDIPPDRNIINFPINPAYTKQGTLDGKIGFTPDAAYPNALTFSSDSSFYKPIEAFALKQRIQREEERVRAYYDQYDAGAVGRRQNVLFGQSGDLGSEDVLQNLPRLEKRNLANTYVWTADGGLFAETQETMDVVQESYGGSYAFKGQAGIFADLDVAISGVGFKFGFEAMFGGRLNVQATKSVQSENSFSVEVNVDEVERDVFLRDEAGEVLFDLSNPLTPKALRHPGKVDAYRFMTFYLEPQADHFDHFFSQVVDPIWLEQSTDANALALRGLRDANKGPGTKPPCWRIFHRVTFVSRVLPPIGSTKPLPALEATLRELSIDSNFELIKRLDPFVADKVDDFGEFSRAIRETIATFLPELQPHVAAITEFMRLFYGVTEVTSLTDSPELTALLEGDRSPNTAPVVRVGRSQILHLEDEAVQTTLPGSVADDRLSPEAVFVTWAVQSVPTGATVAFDDLHSPVTVASFSNIGRYRLALTASDGTLSATEDLDILVNQSPLVRAGDDQEIGFRQSLELRGELVRDGRGDRTTQALTTRWEAVSGPGSVTFDNAAAPRTSALFTASGVYLLRLTAETATASGVLTHSDDLQVFVGARINRGLLSLYSFADSLANGGNTVRDVAGIGVPVDLAIAGKPTPLKARGATTSFALALKKPARLTSTNASRLIQAIRASGEFTLEAWINPSQGNQPGLGRILTLSGGASSRNLILGQAGNQFHLGVRTSETNGNASDRAFAGGIVAPATLTHVVCTRETNGTTRLYLNGQVVAQRVIPGTLANWDDSFALALGNELGDTLSEDRAWLGDFHLVALYSSALTSAEIATNFEVGADANLAPVVSAGADRVINLPSALSLKGAVMDDQLLNGNLSVLWSQPGGPSPITFSDPTSLEPTVTFAEPGVNDEDGQLVKVAGVYTLRLTVGDEAQAISDEVQITVNHAPMIKAPDAIVVQLPNRAQLTAEVQSGLGNPRQGRLTLLWSQLSGPGTVSFGDPTLANTTAQFSESGTYGLRLTASNGLLTAVADVTVHANKAPTIRASAAPLVNLPATAALQGEVVDTGLADPATGIVSAQWSLVNGPGPVTFADAKRLSTTATFSTSGEYTLRLTVSTVELTTSREVTITANQAPVVDAGPDQSLDFPALAELDGTVSDDGFPTTPGRLTLAWSKVSGPGAVTFADPASDITTAQFSRGGEYVLRLTANDGAIATHDEVTIQVNQPPVVNAGADQVLTLAVSAAGAVQAATTALNGTVQDDALPANTLTTLWKQLSGPAPALLKDAAKPSTSAEFPGAGTYVLELSASDGRLTGRDTVTVVVSKRVMVGVQALYDFREGSGNTIRDQSGIQPALDLALVNGAIARLPQGISLQQPSLLATAGAATRLNQAIQRSQAITLEAWVKPAQLSPSQTPARIVTLSADTGHRNVTLGQNNNQYVTRLRTTTTGVNGSSKVVEAGSVSVNQLTHLVYTRDGEGNTTLYLDGQVQKREVISGDLSNWDATYRLALGNELTGDRPWLGEYYLVAIYDRALSTEEVSQNFAARLP